GCCAGCTGCTTCCAAAAGTAAGCAtctatatatagagagagacaGTTCTCCCCAAAATTCTTGTTTTTCGAAATCAAGGATAAGGTTTTATTACCTCTGCTTTAAAACTTTTCCCTTGAGGCTGAGAGTCTGCCAAGTCACTTTATTAATACTGTGCCTCATTTGGAAATTACATGggctttaaaaatttaatttttaagttatGCTGCCTGTAAGAAATGGCATTATGCAGAAAGCTCAAACCCTGGCAGACACCCACAGCACCAAATGGTGTCACTGGTCTTGTAGCAAAACTACCAAAGATACACACCTTATGTCAAAGAAAGATGTGTCCAGAATAAGGTGTTTAGAGGGTTAATTTCTTGTTGCAAAAAGGTTGGGAAGATTTTTGGGCCACAGAGATGATTAGAGAGTTAAAGCACCTCTCCAGTGAAGGCAGGCTGAgaggttgttcagcctggggaaaagaAGGTTCTGGAGAGACCCcactgcagcctttcagtacctaaagggaGCTTGCAGGAAAGACTGAGAGGGACTTTTTATCAAGGTCTGTAGTGACAGGACGAGGAGGAATGGTTTTAAATTGAAAGTGGTTAGGTTTATATTAGATATTAGGAGGAatcacttttccctgtgaaagtgATGAGACGTGGGAACAGAAAAGGcgtggatgctccatccctggaagtgctcaaggccagcttggatggggctctgagcaacctgagctagtggaagttgtcccgACCCATGGCAGGAGGATTGAAACTACATGAtcattaaggtcccttccaacccaaaccattctgataACATGAGGGAGAGGCCATAAGGGACTGGAAAAGTTTGGGTTACAGTTTCCACATTATTTACAGGGTGGggtttttcttcatctttttgaTGGATAGAAGAAGGCAACATTGACTCTACTTGTCCATTACACAGTAAATTATAGCACACAAGATTTCATTCGATTACATAGAAGATGTAGCTGTCAATTTGATCACATGAATGGAAATTCATGCAAAACTTGTATCAAGAAAAAGGTCTGGGTATCCGCCAAGGAGTGTGAGAAAACAAGGAGCACAGGTTCTGAGGCATTTTGCTGCAGTAGCACTTGGCCTTTCGGGACCCTGGTACGTGGTCGATCTTattcagcagctcagcagccacAGGTGCAGCTGGACAAACCCAGCCTGGGCTGACACCGCTGGGGCTTCAATTTGCCTGCAGCAAGACAAAACACAGAGCTTCAACTAAACGagctaaaaggaaaaatcctttcAATTACCATCAAGTACTTCAGCTGCTAAGAGCAGGGAGGCCACAGGCAGGATCAGTGCAATGATGTACCAGTACAAGTGACGTACTTGTACATTGACAGTCAGTGCAATGATGTACAAGTGACGAGTAAAATACTGTGACAGTGCTTGAGGACAAGGGAGAGACATGAGCTCTGGCAGAGGTGGCAGCGAGGGGCTGTCCAGCAGTCACCGTGCTGGCTGACAAGAGCCAGCACCAATCGCAGGCACGTATTGTTCCTCCCTAGGAGTGTGCAGGCAGGTTTTTTGACTCTTCCCAGGTCCCATTCCCTTGTCAGCCCCCATGTGCCATTGCTGGCTTCTAGCTGATGAATGAAAGGATACTTGcactcctgctgcttcttgcagGGAGGAGAAACCCAGCAAACCAGTCCTTcatctttttccccctcttcagCTTGGTCCATGAATCCTCCAGGACCTGAGGTCCTGCTGGTGCTGTCTCAAGTCCGTAACATCAAAAGCAGAGAAGGCTCCTTAGGCTTCCCAGTCATAGCCTTGCCACACTCCCAGTCCCACTGTCCCAAAAAGTCCTGCATGCCTGACTGGGTTGCTGGAGGTGAGCATGCTGAgacatttccctttttccttacCTTCCCTGAGTGGCCTGTCCCCTATTCATGAGGAAAAAACAGGCAGAAAACAGTGTGATTTAACTGTTGTCCCTGAAGGGGTCAGGGTCCTGGTGTTTCTCAGATTCACAGCCAGCAGTCCAGAGTAAGTTTAACAGAGtaagttttgtcttttttctgcttcttagAGAAAAGTTTCTTGTCCTTTCTTGCCAGGTTTAAATACTTTCCTTGATTTGGAGCATGAACCTCAAGCAAGTTTTAAAGAATTTATTCTGAAATCCAGATGATCACCTGCTTCTTACTGCTGTTTAAAATTACTGGATCCCAGAGACAAGCCATGACTCGGTGGGTCAGGTACTCAGCAGGACAGATGAGGGAAATCAAGGGCTTGTCTGTACTTCTCTGCTCATGAAATTACATATGCAGATGGGAACAGATTCAGCTGCTGAGATGCCAGACAAATCCACCCCAGGAAAGAGCAGAGCACGGGTGTCATCCTGCCTCCAGTATACTGCTTTGCTAAGTGCCAGGTATCACTTGCTCACATGCTCCAGGATGCTtcactgcaggtgctgcagcaccCCAGGGTTTCACATCCCGCATGGCACTTGGGAGAAACCCCTCAAACCTTCTCCTGAAATCACACATTCCAGGCTCAGCAACAAACACAACCAACTCACCCTCCAGGGGGTGGCTCCTGCTGCTTGGGTTTGTGGGACAGGCATTGACAGGTCCAACCACAAGTTCTCAACACACCTCCAGGTCCTGAAGACCCTGCAGGCAATGCTGCACCCTCTGTGGTGGGGCTTAGATGTGACACAGATGGCTTATATTGAGATTTACACAGCAGTTCTGTGCCTTCTATTGAGGGATTTTTGAGAATGTAATTGCCAGAGGCAAGGTGCCCAGTGAGGGTCGGGTGACCTGGCTGGGAATTAGGTGTCTTTTTTGGAGTAACACATGATGGGCATTAAATAGGCATGTTCAGGCTGGCACAGTGGCATGCCAACGCTGGCTGACCTTTGGGGTAAGGACTGTGGTGAGCTGGAAGCGTAAGACAGCTCTGCATGCAAACAGTTAAATGAGTGCTTTCCAAGACAAATCATAATTTTATGGCTACAATGGGTGAGATCTCactccttccagcagagcaagggGAGAGACAGCAGATATCAGACTGCATCTCATTTCTAACTACCTTCCCATGTCTCATGCACGCACTCCTCCACATTTCATACAGAGTAAAAGGGTCTAGGAGCACCATGTTCCCTGCTGGATAGGTGACAGGGAACAGGCCAGGGACAGGTGGTGAAGAGCTGTGCATCAAGAACAGATCCCAGAGAAGGTCTGGGGTATATAGAAGGCAAAAAATAACATGCAAAATGGTTTGGGGCATATTATTTCTTTGACAatgtggaaaaaacaaaagcaaccaTTTCTTGTGTCACTGTCAAGTTCAGTGGTTAATGCTGGTGTAGATGGAGGTTGTGTGTAGATAGAGGTTGTGTGATCAATCCTCTGATGAGGATGGAAATCAAGTTAATTTAAACATAATATATCTGGCAGCGCTAGAGTTAAAAGCAAAGCCTCTGCAAGCGAAACCTTAGCTGCCAGATGTAAAACCTCACCTGCCAGGCACTGCACACTTACCCTCATCCCACAAACCTTCCCACGTGGAGTTTACATCCAAAGGGAGAGCATGTACCAGTCTTGTTCCAGCTACTTATGTTAAAATACACACCCCTGTGATAAACAGCTGCGGTCCTGCAACAGCTGCGGTGGCGGCAGATGGAGCCCTGCCCGGAGAGGGGCAGCAGGCCCGGCATGACCGGCACGTACCCGCGGTCCCCAGAAAGCCACCTCCGGGCGAGTGGCACTGCGCTCCGCAGGGCACAGCTCCATGCCAGCAGCGTCAGCTGGGTGCTGGGCTGGAAAGTCGGCGCCTGGGATAGTCCTATCTTAAATATAGAAGGGTCTTATGgaagataaataaataagtaatttttttaaagtaaatttaaGGGCGTTTTGTTGCGTGTTTCTTTACTAATTCAGTCAGTGGAGCACCTGGGGGTGGAGCCGGGGTTTTAGAAACTATTATGGAACTAGAAAACTTATCTTTTAGCTGAaagtattttcagttttctggtACTTGCCAATTTAATAGTAGTAGTTTGTGGGAGGCACGGGGTGGCAGGGGTCAACAACATGCATTATAACTTAATGTAAGGTTTTAAGACGCATAACTTCATGCAGACAGCGTGAGGCAGCTAAAGATGCCTCAGAGACCCCTGTCCCACCAGAGGGTCCTGCCAGAAGAAATCCAAGTGGCCACCCTCTCCCCGGAGCGGCGGATTTACATCCTCCTGGAGGGAAGCTGCCCGTGCTCCAGCGAAGGGAGATGAGCCTCCGGAGGGCGCTCGGGTGATACACAGAGACACGCGTGGGGCAGGCAGCATCTTCCCCGTATCGCTCCATCCCCGGCGCCACTGGGGAAGCCCGTGGGGGGATGCAGCACGGTGCTGCTGGCGGCGGCGGGGTAAAATCAGCTTTTTCAACCAGCTTTTCCGCTGGCCCGCGCGGGAAAGGGAAAGTCAGCGCTCAGCCCGGGGAATGGAGTGCCGGTATCGGCGTCGGGGCGGCGCTCCCCGGGGACGGGACGGTGCGGGGAGGGGGGCAGGCGCCCGAAAGGCACCCGCACGGTCCCATGCCCGTGGTGGGGGCACCTCGGACCGCGGCCACCCTCCGCCGGGAGGTGGCAGCTCGCTGCGGCGGCAGCCCTGCCTCCGCGGCCGCGCACCCCACCCGCTCCCGCCCCCGGGTCCCCGGGGGTGCCGGGAACAGTCGTTCCCCGTCATTGGGGCAGGAGGCGGGGCCCGCGCCGTATAAGAAGGGACCGAGCGGGCGTTTCACTCCCAGGTCCTGAGACGCCTTGTCCCATCCCCGCCTCCTACCGCTGCAAACGGCGTGACCCGAGCTCGGATCGGCCCCCTCGGGGAGGCGACGGCGGGGCTACAGCGGCAGCGCCGGTGCCACCGAGCAGTAGCAGCGGCAGCGGTGtgagcagcggcagcagcagccccgctCCCACCTGCCCCGTGACAGAGGCTGGAGCTGCGACCGTCGCGGAGCGGCGTTTGGTGCCCGCGCTCCGGAGCCCCCGCGCCGCGGCCGTGCGGCGCCGCGTCCCGCTCGCCGATGAGCGCCGCCGCTCTCTACAGCCTGGACTCCCCGGCATGTTATAAGAGCTGGTGCCTGGAGCCCGCCAACTTCTACGACGCCAAGgtgggcagcggcggcgggcCGGGTCCCGCCTGCAAGCCGGGGGCCCGCGGCGGCTGCGGGATGAGCGGCGAGGAGGCGGGGGGCGGCCCGGGGGGCAGCGGCACCAACCTGGCGGAGCTgagcgccgccgccccggccaTGTACGAGGACGAGAGCGCCATCGACTTCAGCTCCTACATTGACTCCATGTCTGCCGTGCCCAACCTGGAGCTCTGCAACGACGAGCTCTTCGCCGACCTCTTCAATAGCAACCACAAGCCCGAGCGGGGCGGGGAATACGGCGAGTACTTGCCAccgggcggcggcgccggccgcgaccCCGCCAAGGACCTCGGCGCTGCCATGaccaccctgctgggctccgaGCCCCGcaccgcctcctcctcctcctcctcctcttcctcctcctccttctcctcccgcGGCGCTCTGAAGCAGGAGCCGGACTGGAGCGACAGCGacctctcctcctctctgctgcccTCGCAAATCGCCACCTGCGCCCAGACCATCATGAACCTGAGCGGGCAGCCCACGCCGCCCACGTCCCCCGAGCCGCcgggcagcagctccccctccagctgcagcacccgctcgccgggccccgccgccgccgccgtgcCCGGGCCGGCGCAGGGCgtcccgccgcccgccgccgccgggggcAAGGAGCGGGGCGGCAAGAAGTGCGTGGACAGGTTTAGCCCCGAGTAccggcagcgccgggagcgCAACAACATCGCCGTGCGCAAGAGCCGCGACAAGGCGAAGCGGCGCAACCAGGAGAtgcagcagaagctgctggAGCTTTCGGCCGAGAACGAGAAGCTGCACAAGAAGATCGAGCAGCTCACCCGGGACTTGACCAGCCTCCGGCACTTCTTCAAGCAGCTGCCCAGCGCTTCTTTCCTGCAGCCCGGCTCGGGCACCGACTGCCGGTAACCGGGGGGGAGCGGGACGGAGAGACGGACTCCGGGAGACGGTGGATAAATACCTCAGAGGGCCGTGCCGAGCCTTGTCGGGCCGTGCCGCggcgccccgggccgggccgggcgcggcATGAGGCGCGGAGCCGCGGCGGGACCTGCCGGCCCGCGGCCGCGCTCGGAATGCGGCGGCGACGTGGAGCGATGCCTGGGTCTTTCACCACGAAACTtgcaaaaaagggaaaaaaagctaaatataatattttttttttcttctctccccttaaattatttttgtaatggTAGTTTTCGTCTTTTCTACATTTTACTCATACCGATGCAGCTATGGTACATCTGTTAAAATGATTCAAAATCCCATGTATTTTAGACAgtaggatggaaaaaaaaagagactgaGCATGCTCAACCTTTTATATCAATTTTTACAGCATTTCTAAGaataaagaaaagcattttaaatcAACCCTGCTCTCGTTTGCTCTGTGTCGTGACAGCAACGGGCTGGCGGCGgggaaagctgtgctgcccGGGAGGGGGCTGAACACGGGCGGGGAACACGGCGAGGGGGTCCCAGGGGCCGAGAGGGGAGGTGAGGGCAAGCGCGGGGCGAGGGACCCTGCGTTACTTCCCGAAGCATCCAGAGAGCGATGCAGGGGTGGGAACAACCGTGAGACCCCTTGGCCGCGGTGGCTGCGAAGTCTGCTCCCCCCGGAGCCGCATCGCTGAGCCGGAGTGCTGAGTCAGGGGTTGCCGTGGCGCTGGTGGGGCCGAGCAGCTGCACATCAAGACAGACTGTTCTGTGAGCAGGACTCTGCCAGAAATACCGTATTCTATATCCtattaaaacaacaacaacaacaaaaagtgCATCGAAGAACATCATTAAAAGAATACCACTAGTTAAAATTCTTGTTAAAAAAACTTCCCAAGGTGTCTCCATTCTAGATAATACAAAGCTGCACCTACACTAACATGTTCCATAGCAGGGACCAGAGCTCACCTCAGCAGTGAGTCTCAGAGGTGTTGATGCACCCTCAGGCTTCAGCCCACGGCAGGACCTGGACACTTTCACTAATCCTGGCTAGTGAAAGTGAGAGTGGGCAACTGCTGCTCATCACAGAGTCAGTGGTCACAGAGACTTTCAGTGATCCCTGCTAGTTACAGAGCGGCAACTTGTCTAAATTTCAGTAGTACAGGGTTAGAGCACCTACAGCTTGTCTAGGGCACTGGCAGAAAAATGGCCTGACACAACAAGCACCTCCAGTTTTCCCAGAGACTCCAGTGGTTTTGAAGGGGCAACCCCAATCTCACATACAGACCTCTACACAGGAATGGGCTGTCATCTcctttttccttacagggaggCAGGTAAGAGACTGAAATGCTTGGAGGTGGTGGGGGAAAAAGGGGCATTCAAAAGCTGGGTCATTTCTTTAGTAATTGTGACATCCATAAGACTTTTCACTATTGGCCTGAGCCGCAGAAATGACCAGTGTGGCAAGTTTGCTGTTCCTTCTCTGCTGGTTAATCACATATGAGAACTGCGCTAAAACCAGGTAAGGGGCTTTTAAACACTGTGAAAGagtaagggggaaaaaatcacacAGTCTCTAATTCTTAAATTAACTCTTGCAATGCACACAGAGGAAGATTTTGGCATTTATCTGATCTGTAGTCTCCACAGTCTGGGAGAGGGTAGTTGCATGGCCTACAATGCAGTTTGCTGCCTACCCATAAAAGAAACTCCAGTGAATCACCCGCTTTGTGGGGAGCTACAGATAACACACAACTTCTATGCTAAGAGACCAATTAGCTGTAAAACATTAACTTTATATGTGTCCAAATCTCTGTCTTTATAACAACTATTGCAAAGTGATACCTCAGAATTCACATAACACACAGCATTTTGCAGCAGGTCTGGGATATACTGATAAAACTCAGCTTAAGCCAACTGCCATAGCAACgtatttatttcaaaaatatcaGTAAAATTTTTTCAATTGACACATAATAAATAcagtaatattaaaaataaaaataaatcacaacCATTCAAAACTTCCAGAAAAAGATGTTTTACATTACATAACAGCAAACACAACAAAGAACTGTATTCTTAGATTCTGGACTGATCAGAAAGAGTTCAGAAAGTTGaacaatatatattttttcagtgtAAGCAAAATGTGCTTTATAAATCACAGTTTTAATAAACTATCTTAATGCTTATCACACTTGCATTATACATTATCTGTGGCACTAGTTAACAGATAATCGCATTACAAAGTCCACAGATACCATAATAGCTGACTAGAGTTCAACTCTGTCTTGCTGCAGCTTCCAGAAGAACAATTTCCTCCAGCGCAACACAGCTGGGGTGACTGGTTATGGAGTGGACGTAGCAGTTCAATAACCCCACCTCCTTTCCCAGCACGCTCTGCACCTCGTAAGTCTGCAGGAATAAAAGCATGGTGAGTAAAACAAACAGTGCTGGACGTTCTGTTCTAGGCAGCATTCAGCTGGGAAGATGCAGCATGCGGGATCCTCTTCCAacagacaatttttttaaaggactcGGAAAGTGCATTAGAACTAATGGAAAGAATGAATATGTTAGATTTTCAGTAATTAGATCACACTCCTGTCTCAGTTGCTGCCCTACCAGGCTTTAAAAATgagctgtttaaaaaataaaaaaattactgtgaCTTTGAACTCAGTTTTGCTGAAGCATAACCTACACAAGCTCCCTTTATCTTCCTTTCTGACACTTGCAGGCCTTCATGCATGCTGGCAATGTGTATATGCACGCTTATACATTGATTACCTGTGCTAACTGATccactaaaggaaaaaaacattttgtaacCCTTCTTactctcctccctctccctccttttaACTTTTTGTTGTTCATGCATTACCACCACCTGCACCAACTCAGTCCCTCCTGTTTAATAATCCGACCGGCATTTCACCCACGAGTTGTGCCTGAGCGAATTTGCAGAAGCTGTGTTCTGTGTGGAGGAGAGGGATGCGAGGCTGGCATGGCTGCACTGAGAGGATAACACAAGAACTGGTAACACTTATAGTTGATATTTCACTTGAGAGGGTATCGCAGGTGGCAGGTTCACATCCATTTCTTTCCTTAATAGGCCTTGCCTACAACAAGCCTCTGACTGTGCCCCTGCCTTCATCTGTGCTGTGCTTCTGTCCAGCTATGTGATACCCATGGCGTTGCCTGGTTCAAAGTATAaacaatctcttttttttttttttttccctggattgTTTTTCCCCCAGACCGGTTCTGCAGTCCAGTTCACCGTGCAGCTGCACAAACAACTCTACTGGTGTAACAGAAGGGCTGCCACAAGGTGAAGAACAAGTAGCCAGGGCCAGTGACGGCTAAAACCAACCTCCCTGCCAAAATAATTGATTACAAAGCTACACCCTTAGAAATTTTAGCAGCACTGGCAAAAAAATGCCACCTCAAGTGGTATTTCTTGTGACTAATCTTTATCCCTATGTTTCagccagggaagaaaaaaatctgagttgCCAGACTTCTAAATACTGGCATTATACACATTGAAACATGAAAAAGAGGTAGTTTGAATTCCAATAACTTGAAAAAGAATGATGTTTTGCCAGTGTGTAACCAAACCAGACACATACTGTAAAACTCAGCAAGACTTCACTGCTATTAAAGGAGCAAATGCATTTTGGAAATATCTTGTATCTCTTTGCTTAAATTAAATATACACCTTCCTCCggtataaaaaaataatttattatttcagagtaactttccattttaaatattaCCCACAAATCTCACTATAAGCATGGAGCATGTAATAGGAAAATACTGGAAAACTTGTAAGACAGGGAAAGCAAACTGACCCCAGCAGATAACACCTAAGTGAAGATATTTAACTGGGATGATTAAACAAGACAACAAACTCACCTTTGCTCCCATCCACATGCAAGGGAGAGGGAAAATCTTGGAATCCTAATTGGACTTAATGGCTTTCTAAAGGCTGCCGACCATCCAGCAGCCAATGCCAGCCAGGCACTTACCCACGTGCCTCCCTCACCCACGATAAATCTGGGTCACTGTGCCAAGTGTCAGGGTTCTTCTATATCTCAGATTAAAGGAATAACTACTTCACGATTACATAAACTGTACTTTAGCCCTTGGATCTCCATGGCTCACGTGTGTTTCATTCATACAGCTACGAAATAATATCTTGGATGCATTTTGCAAATTCTTCTACTATTTCCACCTGCCAGTACTTCCAGTGTTGTGCTGTTACAAACTTGTGGTTTATAGGATTTAGAAGACCAGACCTAAAAGGTGGGATGCTTGGAGGGTATCTTTGCTGTCTTTGGATCTTCAGCCAGAGAATGGAGTcaagcccagcactgcctgtgGCAGCGCTGAGCGCTGTTTGCAAGTAGGTCTGCAGATCCACAGCTGAGCTGAAGTTACACAGCCCATCTGCTGCATCCCCCTTCTGAAAAGGAGGGTGTGAGTCTGATGAGATGGCAGGGTATCAGCAACTGGAAGGTGGGATTGCCAAAGGACACAGCCCACTCAAATCATATCCTggacatgggaaaaaaaaacatttcacttGTAGTGAAATCTCTTACCACTCCTAGTGCAGTTCTGAAGTGAACTGCCTGGAAAGTTAGAACCTCCATCACCTTCAAGAGATTTTCAAGACCCTGCCACCACAAGTCATGGCTGACCTGCCAACACATTGGTACTTTGCCTTTACATTAAGTTCTGTAGTTTACCTTTCTTTGGTCAGCATTCATTATACCTACCCCGTCCTCACTGGCGGAAGACATCAGGAGAGAAGAGATTGTCCTTTGCAACAGCTGGAATGACAAAATTCACAGGTTTTGTTCATGACAACTCTTAAGTGCGCAAAGATGTTCTGTTTGTAGTCATATAGAACAAAGATTTATCATTTTAATATCAAACAGTTTTGTTTCTCTGGCCAAGAAAGCTGAGGAAAGGTGACACAAAAGATGTTCAGAATGGAAGTCTAAAAATACACATTCCTTTTAGACTATGTAGACTGAGGTTTCCAAAGGCCTAACCTAACAAATCCCTTCATCTGGGCCATAGAACAGTTTGCAAACCTCAGGGTGAACTCAGTGACTGCATTATTTGAGCAAGATCTGAGAACTGGGTTCTTAGCCCAATGAAACACAAGCTTAGTATTAGATTAAATTATGGGATAGTCttacatattttaatttgtcTTCTGATAGAACTGTTCATAAAAGTGTGGCTTACAATACCTACGTGTCTACACATCTAGCCTAACCTCACCTGATACACCAGAGTTTATTTCATGCCATACCTTTACTTTTACTGTACTTTGAGATCGGGATGGACAACTCAAGAAGACTTCCAGCTGCATTTTCAAAACTGGTGTTGTGACAATTTCAGAGCACTGGTTGCAATATAGCAATTCTCTGAAACACGCAAAATAATGATGGAAAAACatagagaaacaaacaaactatCAGtcataaatcaaaataaataaacccctAAATAATGCATTCTCTAAAATACTTTGCTGGTAGACTTTTAGTAACAAAGCCCTGGTAGAGATTCAGTTGATAATAGCAAATAGAACTCTTCTGTTGGCAGTAACTCTCCTGGAGGACCTAAACTCTTCTGGCAAAAGGATCTTCCTTTTATAATTTCTGGCAGCATGGAGAGAGGTTGCTATTTATAGTCATCCCACTTAAGCAATTATTAATCTCATAACCTCCTAAAAGTTATGGCAAAAGAAAATCTGTAGTATAGATTTGGCCAAAGTGAATTATTGACTTAGGCCCTCATTCAGCAAACGTTCAATGTTTTCAGTGCACTCTTAAGTCATGCACAAAATTAAGCTCAGCTATAAGTGCTTGTTGGAAgcacttcttaaaaaaaatattgatacTTCATTTGTTCTCCAAATGAAGCAAAAGTGTCCTTCACAGGTGAGATACTTTTTTACCTGGACTACACTACCATGTGAATATAGACACATCCTTATTTTTTGCATGACAGTATAATGCAGGACAcctggttttgattttcagtctttttttgtGCAACAAAGCAAAAATCTATTTCAATAAGAACAAAACTTCTTATGaaactccttccttccttccttccttccttccttccttccttccttccttccttccttccttccttccttccttccttccttccttccttccttccttccttccttccttccttccttccttccttccttccttccttccttccttccttcc
This sequence is a window from Anomalospiza imberbis isolate Cuckoo-Finch-1a 21T00152 chromosome 1, ASM3175350v1, whole genome shotgun sequence. Protein-coding genes within it:
- the CEBPD gene encoding CCAAT/enhancer-binding protein delta yields the protein MSAAALYSLDSPACYKSWCLEPANFYDAKVGSGGGPGPACKPGARGGCGMSGEEAGGGPGGSGTNLAELSAAAPAMYEDESAIDFSSYIDSMSAVPNLELCNDELFADLFNSNHKPERGGEYGEYLPPGGGAGRDPAKDLGAAMTTLLGSEPRTASSSSSSSSSSSFSSRGALKQEPDWSDSDLSSSLLPSQIATCAQTIMNLSGQPTPPTSPEPPGSSSPSSCSTRSPGPAAAAVPGPAQGVPPPAAAGGKERGGKKCVDRFSPEYRQRRERNNIAVRKSRDKAKRRNQEMQQKLLELSAENEKLHKKIEQLTRDLTSLRHFFKQLPSASFLQPGSGTDCR